One genomic segment of Hevea brasiliensis isolate MT/VB/25A 57/8 chromosome 3, ASM3005281v1, whole genome shotgun sequence includes these proteins:
- the LOC131178329 gene encoding putative disease resistance protein RGA3, with amino-acid sequence MADSFLFIIAEGVLEKLGSLALREFFLAWGLETEVETIREILGAIQAVLLEAEQQRPHNHAIEFWLGKLQDVLYDAEDVVDEFECEALRRKVVKSGNATRRMGHKLKKIRETVDEIVALKSKFGLTERIFDRHVIHRKKEMTHSFVDACNVIGREQARDNIIEMLVQFVDGENVSVIPIVGIGGLGKTTLAKLVYNDQRVISNFEMKLWVCVSDVFELEKVIIKILNSASPCQRYMDLDIDQLQIALREALDGTKYFLILDDVWSEDPRKWLELKTLLMGGANGSKIVITTRSKRVAEIMGTVSAHNLSLLPHQDCLSLFFKCACRGQQEKQNPNLKRIGEEIVRKCKGVPLAVITLGSLLYSVTDEREWEFIRDNEIWKLEQKEDDILPALRLSYEHLPSYLKRCFVYCSIFPKDYEFTELQLVYLWMANGLIESSNENQELEDVGMRYFKELCSRCFFEDFSEGARGIVNCKMHDLMHDLALSISRNECSVVMTSTQQIPKSVRHIFFPYPKSLSDQDLPTSLQIPQTVRTISFLNRTRGWICSERFIKTCCLRFPYLRVLDLAFLEFQILPKRIGDLKHLKYLSLYGNCLINRLPNSICKLQSLQVLILTLCYKLQELPKDIQHMINLRWLTITTKQKYLPTGGIGCLKALRFLFISWCDNLEYLFEDMQGLKKLRSLAITYCRSLKSLPQSIKCLTALDTLRIDACKNLDFTMEEGEDNQCLTQFSLQKLVLIDLPKLAEFPEWLIRGSTNSLKVMRIGECDNLRELPRCLQNMSSLSELQIIGCPQLNNDPI; translated from the exons ATGGCCGACTCTTTTCTCTTCATCATCGCAGAAGGTGTTCTCGAGAAGTTGGGCTCTCTTGCTCTTCGAGAATTTTTCCTAGCATGGGGACTCGAAACTGAAGTTGAAACAATTAGGGAGATCTTGGGTGCCATCCAAGCTGTGCTTTTGGAGGCTGAACAGCAGCGGCCTCACAATCACGCAATAGAGTTTTGGCTGGGGAAGCTCCAAGATGTCCTTTATGATGCAGAAGACGTGGTGGATGAGTTTGAATGTGAAGCCTTGAGAAGGAAAGTGGTCAAGTCTGGTAACGCCACCCGAAG AATGGGACATAAACTAAAGAAGATTAGAGAGACGGTTGATGAAATTGTAGCTCTTAAGTCTAAGTTTGGTCTTACTGAGCGGATTTTTGATAGGCATGTCATTCATAGGAAGAAAGAGATGACCCACTCCTTTGTAGATGCTTGTAATGTCATTGGGAGGGAACAAGCTAGAGATAACATCATTGAAATGTTGGTACAATTTGTTGATGGTGAAAATGTCTCCGTTATTCCAATTGTTGGAATAGGTGGCCTTGGGAAGACTACACTTGCTAAATTGGTTTATAATGATCAAAGGGTGATTAGTAATTTCGAGATGAAACTATGGGTGTGTGTTTCAGATGTCTTTGAATTAGAAAAGGTGATAATTAAAATTCTGAACTCTGCGTCTCCTTGTCAAAGATACATGGATCTGGATATAGACCAGTTGCAAATAGCCTTGCGAGAGGCTTTGGATGGAACGAAATATTTTCTAATCCTAGATGATGTGTGGAGCGAGGACCCTAGAAAATGGCTTGAATTAAAAACTTTGTTAATGGGAGGTGCTAATGGAAGTAAAATTGTAATCACGACTCGTAGCAAACGTGTTGCTGAAATAATGGGCACAGTATCTGCACACAATTTGAGTCTTCTTCCACACCAGGATTGTTTGTCTTTGTTTTTCAAATGTGCATGTAGAggacaacaagaaaaacaaaatccAAACTTGAAAAGAATTGGGGAAGAAATTGTGAGAAAATGCAAAGGAGTTCCTTTGGCAGTGATAACTTTAGGATCTTTGCTTTACTCTGTAACCGATGAACGTGAATGGGAATTTATAAGAGATAATGAGATATGGAAATTAGAGCAAAAGGAAGATGATATTTTGCCTGCTTTAAGATTGAGCTATGAACACTTGCCCTCTTACTTGAAAAGATGCTTTGTGTATTGTTCAATTTTTCCCAAGGATTATGAATTTACAGAACTTCAATTGGTTTATTTATGGATGGCAAATGGACTGATTGAATCTTCCAATGAGAATCAAGAGTTAGAAGATGTTGGCATGCGCTATTTTAAAGAGTTGTGCTCTAGATGTTTCTTCGAAGATTTTTCTGAAGGTGCTCGTGGTATTGTTAACTGTAAAATGCATGATCTAATGCATGATCTAGCATTATCGATCTCACGAAATGAATGCTCAGTTGTAATGACCAGCACTCAACAGATTCCCAAAAGTGTTCGACATATATTTTTTCCTTATCCTAAATCGCTTTCTGATCAGGATCTTCCTACATCCTTACAAATCCCGCAAACTGTGCGAACCATTTCCTTTTTAAATAGAACAAGAGGGTGGATTTGTAGTGAACGGTTCATTAAGACATGCTGCTTAAGATTTCCATACTTAAGGGTCTTGGATTTGGCTTTTCTAGAATTCCAGATACTGCCAAAAAGGATTGGTGATTTGAAGCATTTGAAATATCTTAGTTTATATGGTAATTGTTTGATTAACAGACTCCCTAATTCCATATGTAAGCTACAAAGTTTGCAAGTTCTGATATTAACTTTATGTTATAAACTTCAAGAGTTGCCCAAAGATATACAGCACATGATTAACCTTAGATGGCTTACAATAACTACGAAGCAAAAGTATTTACCAACGGGTGGAATAGGTTGCTTGAAGGCTCTTCGATTTTTGTTCATTAGCTGGTGTGACAATCTAGAATATTTGTTTGAAGACATGCAAGGCCTCAAAAAGCTTCGAAGCTTAGCGATCACTTACTGTAGAAGCTTGAAATCTTTGCCGCAAAGTATTAAATGCCTAACAGCATTAGATACTCTTCGTATTGATGCTTGCAAAAACCTTGATTTCACAATGGAGGAAGGAGAAGACAATCAATGCCTAACTCAATTCAGCCTCCAAAAATTAGTGTTAATAGACTTGCCAAAATTAGCGGAGTTTCCAGAATGGCTTATTCGAGGATCTACCAACAGTTTAAAAGTCATGAGAATTGGAGAGTGTGACAACCTCAGAGAATTACCAAGGTGCCTACAGAATATGTCATCACTTTCAGAGCTTCAAATCATAGGTTGTCCGCAGCTAAACAACGATCCCATATGA